Proteins encoded together in one Peribacillus asahii window:
- a CDS encoding ATP-binding protein, producing the protein MNTHVKKKYTLIILLVVVITIAVTISAFSLYGYIKDVVINEIGKNAANTSMTIAEFIEQDLDSYKKLYDTKEYKEGTYNKVYYDKMQKLFNKLIKQTGAKYIYTEKRVSDDEIVYILDGKGQVLGVKEKMSKLKIKTYNNEAPMYSEIISDEIWGPIISGFTPIKDNKTGEVYGFIGVDFSLQYIQNILFKVKQVITLVSLLVIFLSSIIAYIIFQRVIDREYVESQQKYKSLAENTPDYLYILDEKGHFIESNPQFETITGYSKSDLINKEPSNLILEEYHRIIDNGIEQTRKGLTTRNDIQIKKKDGTILDVHTTLFPMNINGKVMGTFIYGRDVTKIKETEKMLLKAEKLSVIGELAAGIAHEIRNPLTSIRGFIQLLHSDDQIHSTYYQVMLEEIDRINQIVGELLVLAKPKKSQLVKGNIEEVMQSVITLLTPQSNLNGIDMFIKALDPIPEIDCEPNSLKQVFINMIKNSIEAEAKKIEIKLSKTKDDFVKIMIKDDGCGIDEERIKHLGEPFYSMKEKGTGLGLTVSYKILADHHATIRYSSQLGQGTEVEICLPIHADLKKHS; encoded by the coding sequence TTGAACACACATGTTAAAAAAAAGTATACTTTGATAATACTATTAGTTGTAGTGATAACCATTGCCGTAACCATCTCAGCTTTCTCACTTTATGGCTACATTAAAGATGTAGTTATCAATGAAATTGGAAAAAATGCGGCTAATACCTCGATGACGATTGCAGAATTTATTGAACAGGATTTAGATTCATACAAAAAATTATATGATACTAAGGAATACAAAGAAGGGACCTATAATAAGGTTTACTATGATAAAATGCAAAAGCTTTTTAATAAGTTAATTAAACAAACAGGCGCTAAGTATATTTATACAGAAAAACGAGTATCTGATGATGAAATTGTTTATATTTTAGACGGAAAAGGTCAGGTATTAGGTGTAAAAGAAAAAATGTCCAAGTTAAAAATAAAAACATACAATAATGAAGCTCCTATGTACAGTGAAATTATCTCTGATGAAATATGGGGTCCCATTATTTCTGGTTTCACCCCAATAAAAGATAACAAAACAGGTGAAGTCTATGGATTTATAGGGGTTGATTTTTCCTTACAATATATACAAAATATCCTCTTCAAAGTAAAACAAGTGATCACATTGGTCAGCTTACTAGTTATTTTCCTTTCTTCTATCATAGCTTACATCATTTTTCAAAGAGTAATTGATAGAGAGTATGTGGAAAGCCAGCAGAAATACAAATCTCTAGCTGAAAATACTCCTGACTATTTATATATTTTAGATGAGAAAGGTCATTTTATTGAATCAAATCCCCAATTTGAGACCATTACTGGGTATAGTAAATCTGATTTAATCAATAAAGAACCTTCTAATCTAATACTAGAGGAATATCATAGAATAATTGATAACGGAATTGAACAAACTCGTAAAGGTTTAACGACTAGGAATGATATTCAGATAAAAAAGAAGGATGGAACCATCCTTGATGTTCATACAACATTATTTCCTATGAACATCAATGGAAAGGTTATGGGCACTTTTATATATGGTCGAGATGTTACTAAAATAAAAGAAACGGAAAAAATGTTACTCAAGGCAGAAAAACTATCGGTTATAGGCGAGTTGGCCGCTGGTATTGCACATGAAATTCGAAATCCATTAACGTCTATACGAGGATTTATCCAATTATTACATTCCGACGACCAGATCCATTCCACTTATTATCAAGTGATGTTAGAGGAAATTGATCGAATCAATCAAATTGTTGGCGAACTTCTAGTACTGGCTAAACCAAAAAAATCACAGTTAGTCAAAGGGAATATTGAAGAAGTCATGCAATCCGTTATCACTTTATTAACACCTCAATCCAACCTGAATGGTATAGATATGTTCATCAAAGCGTTGGACCCTATTCCAGAAATAGATTGTGAGCCCAACAGTTTAAAACAGGTATTCATTAATATGATTAAAAATTCTATTGAAGCTGAAGCTAAAAAGATCGAAATTAAACTAAGTAAAACCAAAGATGATTTCGTAAAAATTATGATAAAAGATGACGGATGTGGAATCGATGAAGAAAGAATCAAACATCTTGGAGAACCTTTTTATTCGATGAAAGAAAAAGGAACAGGA
- a CDS encoding DUF2750 domain-containing protein: MNKKELEAVMKQPPNIRYEYFIKKVVDFEEVWSLYNDGWVTGQDEEGNTVIPFFPKKEFAEICAKNEWSECEAKPIDLDDFINKWLTGMKNDGIKPSIFPTDDTAVVNIGVILKDLETELENY; encoded by the coding sequence ATGAATAAAAAAGAATTGGAAGCAGTAATGAAACAACCACCAAATATTAGATATGAGTATTTCATAAAAAAGGTTGTAGATTTTGAAGAGGTTTGGAGTTTGTACAATGATGGTTGGGTGACAGGACAGGATGAGGAAGGTAATACAGTCATTCCGTTTTTCCCGAAAAAGGAGTTTGCAGAAATCTGTGCTAAAAATGAATGGTCAGAATGCGAAGCTAAACCGATTGACTTGGATGATTTTATTAATAAATGGCTTACTGGAATGAAAAACGATGGCATAAAACCATCTATTTTTCCAACTGATGATACAGCAGTGGTTAATATAGGTGTTATCCTAAAAGATTTAGAAACTGAACTTGAAAATTATTGA
- the hprK gene encoding HPr(Ser) kinase/phosphatase, with protein sequence MKRLTIDQVVRRFSLSVLVGEHHLQSEIKQPGAHRPGLEFVGHFDFFPTERIQVLGKKEITYLHKLSHKERKMRIRNIVQYHPPCFIVTAGEDGLTYLTQHCIEENIPLLVTKEPVATTDFIAQLDAYMVKELAPETAVHGVCVNVFGIGILLRGDSGVGKSETAHTLIGRGHRLVADDIVVLKKLSAQTLLGTHDEKTKEFLALRSIGLLNVVRSYGQKAFQNETRIALEINLTKWEKDALYNDLEQEPAYTDYMDIKIPSMEIQLQPGRDIAGLIEAAANNWYLRQQGYSAAEDFYSRLAPEFS encoded by the coding sequence GTGAAGCGATTAACTATTGATCAGGTAGTTCGTAGATTTTCTTTAAGTGTATTAGTGGGGGAGCATCATTTACAGAGCGAAATTAAACAGCCAGGGGCGCATCGACCAGGTTTGGAATTTGTTGGTCATTTCGACTTCTTCCCTACCGAGCGAATTCAAGTTCTAGGGAAAAAGGAAATTACTTATTTACACAAGCTAAGTCATAAAGAACGAAAAATGCGGATTAGAAATATTGTTCAATATCATCCACCATGTTTTATTGTAACGGCTGGTGAGGATGGACTAACCTATTTGACTCAACATTGTATCGAAGAGAACATACCACTGCTTGTGACGAAAGAACCTGTCGCGACGACGGATTTTATAGCGCAACTCGATGCATATATGGTCAAAGAATTAGCACCTGAAACAGCCGTACATGGAGTATGTGTCAATGTATTTGGGATAGGCATTTTGCTTCGTGGAGATTCAGGAGTTGGTAAAAGTGAAACAGCTCACACGTTAATTGGCCGGGGACATCGATTAGTCGCAGATGATATTGTAGTGTTAAAAAAGCTTAGTGCCCAAACCCTTTTAGGAACACATGACGAAAAAACAAAGGAATTCTTGGCTCTGCGCAGCATTGGACTGTTAAATGTTGTTCGCTCTTATGGACAAAAGGCATTTCAAAATGAAACCCGTATTGCCCTAGAAATCAACCTAACGAAATGGGAAAAAGATGCGTTGTACAATGACTTGGAACAAGAACCGGCTTATACAGATTATATGGATATTAAGATTCCTTCGATGGAAATTCAACTGCAACCCGGTCGCGATATAGCCGGCCTAATCGAGGCCGCCGCCAACAACTGGTACCTCAGACAACAAGGCTACAGTGCCGCCGAGGACTTTTATAGTCGCCTGGCACCTGAATTTTCTTAG
- a CDS encoding response regulator yields MIRIVIAEDQEMLLGVIGSLLDLEEDMEVVGQARNGEEALTLVHQLQPDVCIMDIEMPEMSGLEAAEVLMSTECKVIIFTTFARTGYFKRVLKAGVRGYLLKDSPSEELVCSIRSIMDGKQIYSPELIDDNSSDSDNEQEIPVSELVDDGQITNELSNQRSNTVGTVRNYFSTVMNKMKLPTG; encoded by the coding sequence ATGATTCGAATTGTCATTGCTGAGGATCAGGAAATGCTGTTGGGGGTAATAGGCTCCCTGCTCGATTTAGAGGAAGATATGGAAGTGGTTGGTCAGGCAAGGAATGGAGAAGAAGCCCTTACTCTTGTGCACCAATTGCAGCCCGATGTTTGTATTATGGATATAGAGATGCCCGAAATGAGCGGACTTGAGGCAGCAGAGGTTTTAATGTCAACAGAATGCAAGGTAATCATTTTTACAACCTTCGCAAGGACTGGTTATTTTAAACGTGTACTAAAAGCGGGTGTAAGAGGTTATTTATTGAAGGACAGTCCAAGCGAGGAGTTAGTCTGCTCGATTCGCAGTATTATGGACGGCAAGCAAATTTATTCTCCTGAATTAATAGATGATAATTCCAGTGATAGTGATAACGAACAGGAAATACCAGTGTCAGAACTGGTGGACGATGGTCAAATCACCAATGAACTTTCTAATCAGCGAAGTAACACAGTTGGAACGGTTAGAAATTACTTTTCAACAGTCATGAATAAAATGAAGTTGCCAACTGGATAG
- a CDS encoding fatty acid desaturase: MTLQNTKTLRKQVAPFEKSTTKESVWQIINTVVPFITLWYLAYISLSVSYWLALVPIVIAAGFLTRIFIIFHDCTHHSFLRDRRANRIVGTAMGVLTLFPFDKWGHEHSVHHATSGNLDKRGTGDIWTLTVEEYLTAPLKLRLAYRFYRNPFVMFGLGPIYVFALKNRCNRKGARKKERMNTYLTNILIVALIGVLCMAIGWQSFLLVQGSIFLLSGSIGIWLFYVQHTFEDSYFEEDKDWEYVKAAVEGSSFYKLPKIIQFLTGNIGFHHVHHLSPRVPNYRLEEAHKNTPPLQNVPTISLATSLKSLRFRLWDEENKNFVSFKDVKALAKNKISVQVKTEL, encoded by the coding sequence ATGACCTTACAAAATACGAAAACTTTGAGAAAACAAGTGGCTCCATTTGAAAAATCAACGACAAAAGAAAGTGTATGGCAGATTATTAACACAGTCGTGCCATTTATTACATTATGGTATCTTGCTTATATAAGTCTGTCCGTTTCTTATTGGTTAGCATTAGTTCCTATTGTGATAGCTGCAGGATTTTTGACAAGAATTTTTATTATATTTCATGATTGCACGCATCATTCTTTTTTAAGAGACCGCCGTGCCAATCGAATAGTTGGGACAGCTATGGGTGTGTTAACGTTATTCCCTTTTGATAAATGGGGACACGAGCATTCCGTTCATCACGCGACAAGTGGTAACTTAGATAAACGAGGTACAGGAGATATTTGGACGCTTACAGTAGAGGAATATTTAACAGCACCACTTAAACTTCGTTTGGCCTATCGTTTTTATCGCAATCCATTCGTTATGTTCGGATTAGGACCGATTTATGTATTCGCTCTTAAAAATAGATGTAACCGTAAAGGTGCCAGAAAGAAAGAACGTATGAACACGTATTTAACGAATATTCTTATCGTTGCTTTAATCGGAGTGCTCTGTATGGCAATTGGATGGCAGTCATTTCTTCTAGTACAAGGCTCTATTTTCTTACTATCAGGTTCAATAGGTATTTGGTTGTTTTACGTACAGCATACTTTTGAAGATTCTTATTTTGAAGAAGATAAAGATTGGGAATATGTGAAAGCCGCTGTGGAAGGAAGTTCTTTCTATAAACTCCCGAAAATTATCCAATTCTTAACCGGAAATATTGGGTTTCACCATGTTCATCATTTAAGTCCAAGGGTTCCTAACTATAGACTAGAAGAGGCACATAAAAATACACCTCCATTACAAAACGTACCGACGATTTCTCTTGCTACAAGTTTGAAGTCGCTCCGTTTCCGTCTATGGGATGAGGAAAATAAGAATTTCGTGAGTTTTAAGGACGTCAAAGCTTTAGCTAAAAATAAAATTTCCGTTCAAGTAAAAACTGAACTGTAA
- a CDS encoding aldolase catalytic domain-containing protein has translation MKNDVKILDCTIRDGGLINNWDFSVEFVQDLYNGLSAAGVEYMEIGYKNSPKLLNATEPNPWRFLDDNFLKEIIPEKKFTKLSALVDIGRVDPNDILPREQSVLDMIRVACYIREVDKGLELVKMFHDLGYETSLNIMALSSVPEHQLIEAFKMVQESCVDVVYIVDSFGSLDPTDIEHQVKKFQAMIPNKQLGIHTHNNMHLAFANTLTAMQNGVTFLDSSVYGMGRAAGNCHTELLVSYIKKTSYELKPVLGVIEKHMLEMRQKWEWGYIIPYMISGVLNEHPRVAMAYRDSDDRDKFVEFYDKVTSPEVTLAPTSK, from the coding sequence ATGAAAAATGATGTGAAAATTTTGGACTGTACCATTCGTGATGGAGGTTTGATTAACAATTGGGATTTCAGTGTCGAATTTGTTCAAGACTTGTATAATGGCTTAAGTGCAGCTGGTGTTGAATACATGGAGATTGGCTACAAAAACTCCCCTAAGCTTCTTAACGCGACTGAGCCCAACCCATGGAGATTTCTTGACGATAACTTCTTGAAAGAAATTATCCCTGAGAAAAAGTTCACAAAGCTATCTGCTTTAGTAGACATTGGGCGTGTAGATCCAAATGATATTCTGCCACGTGAACAAAGTGTTTTAGATATGATTCGAGTAGCATGCTATATTCGAGAAGTGGATAAAGGCTTGGAGCTTGTAAAAATGTTTCACGATTTGGGATATGAGACTTCGCTTAACATTATGGCTTTATCTAGTGTGCCTGAACATCAACTTATTGAAGCGTTTAAAATGGTACAGGAAAGTTGTGTAGATGTTGTATATATCGTTGACTCCTTTGGAAGCTTAGATCCTACGGATATTGAGCATCAGGTGAAGAAGTTCCAAGCAATGATTCCTAACAAGCAGCTTGGAATACATACGCATAACAATATGCACTTAGCATTCGCCAATACATTAACTGCGATGCAAAATGGGGTTACTTTCCTTGATTCGTCTGTTTATGGTATGGGTCGTGCGGCTGGTAACTGCCATACAGAGCTTCTTGTTAGCTACATAAAAAAGACAAGCTATGAGCTTAAGCCAGTTCTTGGTGTAATTGAAAAGCATATGCTAGAAATGCGTCAAAAGTGGGAGTGGGGCTATATCATTCCTTACATGATCTCTGGTGTACTTAATGAACATCCACGTGTGGCTATGGCTTACCGTGATAGTGACGATCGTGACAAATTCGTAGAGTTTTATGACAAGGTAACATCACCTGAAGTTACTCTGGCTCCAACGTCGAAATAG
- a CDS encoding protein adenylyltransferase SelO: MTKDQETGWNLDNSYARLPKSLFSSLNLNPVRSPDLVILNDSLATSLGLNVEELQSENGVAVLAGNDSPEGAFPLAQAYAGHQFGNFTMLGDGRAVLLGEQITPQGERVDIQLKGSGRTPYSRGGDGRAALGPMLREYIISEAMHALGIPTTRSLAVVTTGESIIRETELPGAILTRVAASHLRVGTFQYVATWGTIEELRALADYTIKRHFPDIEADESRYLSLLQALIKRQAMLIAKWQLVGFIHGVMNTDNMTISGETIDYGPCAFMDTYDPATVFSSIDREGRYAYGNQPYIGGWNLARFAESLLPLLHDDQEEAIKLAQNAMSTFGELYESHWLAGMKAKLGLFNEEAQDRSLIEELLSIMQKYRADYTNTFRALTFDTLEDTVLFGTPEFTQWHELWKARLGRQQESKADSHQLMRNSNPAIIPRNHRVEAALEAAVKQGDYSVMERLLQVLSNPYAHSPQQAEYATLPAESTRPYRTFCGT, translated from the coding sequence ATGACAAAGGATCAAGAAACAGGATGGAACTTAGACAACAGTTATGCTCGCTTGCCAAAATCATTGTTTTCCAGTCTTAATCTAAACCCTGTACGCTCACCGGATTTGGTTATTCTCAATGATTCGTTGGCGACATCGTTAGGATTAAACGTAGAGGAACTGCAAAGCGAAAATGGTGTAGCGGTGCTTGCTGGCAATGATAGTCCCGAAGGAGCTTTCCCGCTTGCTCAGGCTTATGCGGGGCATCAATTCGGGAATTTTACGATGTTAGGAGACGGCCGGGCGGTGCTGCTTGGTGAGCAGATTACTCCTCAAGGTGAGCGGGTGGATATTCAGCTTAAAGGTTCAGGTAGAACGCCGTACTCTCGCGGGGGAGATGGTAGAGCGGCACTTGGGCCGATGTTGCGTGAATATATCATTAGCGAAGCGATGCATGCGCTCGGTATTCCTACTACCCGTAGTCTAGCAGTAGTGACCACCGGCGAGTCAATCATCCGTGAAACCGAGCTGCCTGGTGCAATTTTGACCCGTGTTGCTGCTAGTCATTTACGCGTCGGTACGTTTCAATACGTTGCAACATGGGGCACTATTGAGGAACTCCGGGCTTTAGCTGATTATACAATTAAGCGCCATTTTCCGGATATTGAAGCGGATGAGAGTCGATATCTTTCACTGCTCCAAGCGTTGATTAAGCGCCAAGCTATGCTGATTGCTAAATGGCAATTGGTTGGTTTTATCCATGGGGTCATGAACACTGACAATATGACCATTAGCGGAGAAACGATTGATTATGGTCCTTGTGCCTTTATGGATACTTATGATCCGGCAACGGTATTTAGTTCGATTGATAGAGAGGGCCGCTACGCTTATGGCAATCAGCCGTATATTGGCGGTTGGAATCTTGCACGATTTGCTGAAAGCTTATTGCCGCTGCTGCATGACGATCAGGAGGAAGCAATTAAATTGGCTCAAAATGCAATGTCAACTTTTGGTGAGCTGTATGAAAGTCACTGGCTTGCAGGAATGAAAGCAAAACTAGGCCTATTTAATGAAGAGGCACAGGATAGATCTCTTATTGAAGAGCTCCTTAGTATCATGCAAAAGTATCGTGCCGATTATACGAATACCTTCCGCGCGTTAACGTTTGATACATTAGAGGATACGGTTCTGTTTGGGACTCCAGAATTTACTCAATGGCATGAGTTGTGGAAGGCGAGACTAGGCAGGCAGCAAGAATCAAAAGCTGATTCACATCAATTGATGCGGAATAGCAATCCTGCAATAATCCCTCGGAACCACCGGGTAGAGGCCGCACTAGAAGCCGCAGTGAAACAAGGAGATTATAGCGTGATGGAGCGACTTCTTCAGGTTCTCTCAAATCCTTATGCGCATTCTCCTCAACAGGCTGAGTATGCTACATTGCCTGCGGAATCAACACGTCCTTATCGAACTTTTTGCGGTACATAA